In Carya illinoinensis cultivar Pawnee chromosome 7, C.illinoinensisPawnee_v1, whole genome shotgun sequence, the following are encoded in one genomic region:
- the LOC122316800 gene encoding uncharacterized protein At1g76070-like: MEKQGKPKNKILKFLPRAASAMAVSFQNPPFSPGRDKRSEINTTKLKAHAGRGFSGPIISMIPDEARRKPRNGGMYETQEPTSPKVSCMGQIKHKKKIKKAKRAAPPPQDQVKAVSSTSSPHRRDVKKHASAIRRMFSGKTKPGRNSDVISPAAEEPAGIPSDRVPSLSQMKRFASRRNSLPDFDWTANQITIIDRDHRNYYSDEERDREESDQEEEEVMIPFSAPMMIGGGVPLEPRKEINLWKRRTMAPPRPLDLNTVWTN, encoded by the coding sequence ATGGAGAAACAAGGTAAACCGAAGAACAAGATCTTGAAATTTCTTCCGAGAGCAGCCTCTGCAATGGCAGTCTCCTTCCAAAACCCTCCATTCAGTCCTGGTAGGGACAAGAGATCGGAGATCAATACGACCAAGCTTAAAGCTCATGCCGGCAGAGGATTTTCGGGTCCGATCATATCGATGATTCCGGATGAAGCTCGAAGAAAGCCCAGGAATGGGGGGATGTATGAGACACAAGAACCCACTTCACCTAAAGTCTCATGCATGGGCCAGATCAAGCACAAGAAAAAGATCAAGAAAGCTAAGCGTGCCGCGCCGCCGCCTCAAGATCAGGTGAAGGCTGTGTCGAGTACTTCTTCTCCTCATCGCCGTGACGTGAAGAAGCATGCCTCGGCTATTAGGAGGATGTTTAGTGGTAAAACAAAACCAGGGAGGAACTCCGATGTTATTTCTCCTGCTGCCGAGGAGCCAGCTGGGATTCCTTCAGATAGAGTGCCTTCATTGAGTCAAATGAAACGGTTCGCCAGTAGACGCAATTCGTTGCCTGATTTTGACTGGACGGCTAATCAGATTACAATAATAGATAGGGATCACCGGAACTATTACTCGGATGAAGAGAGAGATCGAGAAGAGAGTGAtcaagaagaggaggaggtcaTGATTCCTTTCTCTGCACCTATGATGATAGGTGGAGGAGTGCCTTTGGagccaagaaaagaaattaatctgTGGAAGAGAAGAACAATGGCTCCACCCCGACCTCTAGATTTAAACACGGTCTGgacaaattga